One part of the Bdellovibrio sp. KM01 genome encodes these proteins:
- the dnaN gene encoding DNA polymerase III subunit beta: protein MKIEIDKRDLLSLIGKTQNIVEKRNTMPILINVLLEADQNLLKVFATDLEVSLTDQIKAQVHQPGKVAVSAKSLFEIAKELSEGPITLIKKENNWLEIKQGKYTSKIVGISAEEYPIFPTYNSQAFIKIAAQVLKEMIDKTIYSVSNDETRYHLNGVFFELNPQAGFKMVATDGHRMSLVSKESTDVKVSATQGVIIPRKGLHEIKKILEGIDGSVEIAVEGSQFVLKHSSTILMIRLIEGKYPNYQQFIPQKLTQKVMINKEAFLTSLKRVSLLANQKSKAVLLNLSNGRMEISSNNPELGDAKEEIEVEYAGGDIKIGFNAKYITDILTSMNHDKIDFELNDHLSPGLMRPHNDTSYTCVVMPMRI from the coding sequence ATGAAGATCGAAATTGATAAAAGAGATCTATTAAGCCTTATCGGTAAAACTCAAAACATCGTTGAGAAGCGCAATACAATGCCCATTCTCATCAACGTACTTCTTGAAGCAGATCAAAATTTACTGAAAGTATTCGCAACAGATTTGGAAGTAAGCCTTACGGACCAAATCAAAGCGCAAGTTCATCAACCAGGTAAAGTTGCAGTATCTGCAAAAAGTCTTTTCGAAATCGCAAAAGAACTTTCTGAAGGTCCAATCACTTTAATCAAAAAAGAAAATAACTGGTTAGAGATCAAACAAGGGAAATACACATCCAAGATTGTTGGTATCTCTGCAGAAGAATATCCGATCTTCCCTACTTACAACTCTCAAGCATTCATCAAAATTGCAGCGCAAGTTTTGAAAGAGATGATTGATAAAACAATTTACTCAGTATCAAACGATGAAACTCGTTACCACTTGAACGGTGTCTTCTTCGAATTGAATCCACAAGCTGGTTTCAAAATGGTTGCAACTGATGGTCATCGTATGAGTTTGGTTTCGAAAGAATCCACGGACGTCAAAGTTTCTGCCACTCAAGGAGTGATCATTCCTCGTAAAGGTCTTCATGAAATCAAAAAGATTTTGGAAGGTATCGACGGGTCTGTGGAAATAGCTGTGGAAGGCTCCCAATTCGTATTAAAACATTCATCAACAATCTTGATGATTCGTTTGATTGAAGGAAAGTACCCGAATTATCAACAGTTTATTCCACAGAAGCTGACGCAAAAAGTGATGATCAACAAGGAAGCTTTCCTAACTTCACTAAAACGCGTTTCTCTTTTGGCGAATCAAAAATCAAAAGCAGTATTGTTGAATCTTTCAAACGGTCGTATGGAAATTTCTTCGAACAATCCAGAGTTGGGTGACGCGAAAGAGGAAATCGAAGTTGAATACGCTGGTGGCGATATCAAAATCGGTTTCAATGCAAAATACATCACTGACATTTTGACGAGCATGAACCACGACAAGATCGATTTCGAATTGAACGATCACTTGTCACCGGGTTTGATGAGACCTCATAACGACACTTCTTACACTTGTGTTGTTATGCCTATGAGAATCTAA
- a CDS encoding DNA replication/repair protein RecF, with product MIFERLRLVNFRNYRDVVLKFSPRVNVFVGDNGQGKTNLLEAMYMISQGDSFRYSDNSTMINSNNQEALIQALITQNDLHYKLKLGLSKSRKVLTLNEKRVTSADVRKIFASVVFSPESLAAIKEGADHRRELVDDLLVTFDRKNTDLIADYRKALKTRNKMLKNFVEGEADRGLTQNLLESLHPQFVRLATDLTHARITALAGLAKDFNNAMQYISGTSAVDISVEYLISDENAVSFTREQVQMSLEKRLGELHDAELSSGTSLVGPHKHDIVFLYGGKDSRFFCSQGQQRAIILSFKMAQIVYHRKAHGTYPVLMLDDVLSELDKTKRDALITFLHEINTQIFVTTTDFTLPDSFSLDQLSVVRIKDGQILD from the coding sequence ATGATCTTTGAACGACTACGTCTTGTAAATTTTCGTAACTACCGAGACGTAGTATTAAAGTTTTCCCCTCGCGTGAATGTTTTCGTCGGAGACAACGGTCAGGGGAAAACAAATCTCCTTGAAGCAATGTACATGATCTCTCAGGGCGATTCCTTCCGCTACTCTGACAATTCCACCATGATCAACTCGAATAATCAGGAAGCGCTTATTCAAGCACTGATTACTCAAAACGATCTTCACTACAAATTAAAATTAGGATTGTCGAAAAGTCGCAAGGTACTAACGTTGAATGAAAAACGTGTGACCTCTGCCGACGTTCGCAAAATTTTCGCTAGTGTAGTGTTCAGCCCGGAAAGTTTAGCAGCGATCAAAGAAGGCGCTGATCACCGCCGCGAACTGGTTGATGATTTACTCGTGACCTTTGATCGCAAGAACACCGATTTAATCGCCGATTATCGAAAAGCTCTGAAAACACGCAACAAGATGCTTAAGAACTTTGTTGAAGGTGAGGCTGACCGAGGGCTTACTCAGAACCTTTTAGAGTCCCTACACCCCCAATTTGTGCGTTTAGCGACGGATTTGACTCATGCGCGCATCACCGCTTTGGCTGGTTTGGCGAAAGATTTTAATAATGCCATGCAATACATTTCTGGCACTTCTGCTGTGGATATCTCAGTGGAATACCTGATTTCAGATGAAAATGCTGTGAGTTTCACTCGTGAACAAGTCCAAATGTCGCTCGAAAAACGTCTTGGAGAATTGCATGATGCGGAGCTCTCATCTGGAACCAGTTTGGTGGGGCCACACAAACATGACATCGTCTTCCTATATGGTGGAAAAGACTCAAGATTTTTTTGTAGCCAAGGGCAGCAAAGAGCGATCATTCTTTCTTTCAAAATGGCTCAAATTGTGTATCATAGGAAGGCTCACGGAACCTATCCTGTGCTGATGTTAGACGATGTCTTATCTGAGCTCGATAAAACCAAAAGAGATGCGCTGATTACGTTCTTACACGAGATCAACACTCAAATTTTTGTTACGACGACAGACTTCACATTGCCTGACTCTTTCAGCCTCGATCAGCTTTCCGTTGTGCGCATCAAGGATGGCCAAATTCTTGATTAA
- the gyrB gene encoding DNA topoisomerase (ATP-hydrolyzing) subunit B: MSTEEQQQPASYSADSIQVLEGLEAVRKRPGMYIGDTQFKGYHHLVYEIVDNSVDEHLAGYCKTIKVSINADESITVEDDGRGIPVATQKQTGKSALELVMTVLHAGGKFDGGGYKVSGGLHGVGASVVNALSTRVSVEVQREGHFWRQNYERGKILAPIEKGEETTKTGTKTTFKPDRDIFKDETLTYDFATLANRFRELAFLNAGLHISLSDERTGKKQDFQYAEGVAEFVKYMNQSKKSLHNEVVYFKGEKDEVEVEIAMQWNDSYSESIFTYCNNINTHEGGTHLVGFRAALTRTTNAYATEKNLLKDLKTNLEGEDIREGLAAVISVKVREPQFEGQTKTKLGNAEVKGIVESLVNEKLADWMDRNPSVSKNVIMKCVESARAREAARKARDLTRRKTALDGGSLPGKMADCQERDPALCELYLVEGDSAGGSAKQGRDRRTQAILPLKGKILNVEKARFDKIISSEEIKVIISALGTGIGKDNVNVDKIRYHKIIIMTDADVDGSHIMTLLLTFFYRQMPLVLERGYVYIAQPPLYRAKKGKEETYLKNEAALTEYLLSSGLNNFKIKGKENLPEADLRQLILNIQKLNSLIRVSSKKYDKDVLYFMLSKVADLEKTLADEGKLKTVLADMTAWVNADPKLGITEFKAEVKQDEATGKPYADIYTVRYADRMTTKFSLDSLRSSEMIELRNIWGQIQGISTLPLTIIEGENEVQFESYNEFYEHVMESTKKGIYIQRYKGLGEMNPEQLWETTLNKENRTLLRVSIEDAVAADETFSILMGEMVEPRRNFIHENALLARSLDV; the protein is encoded by the coding sequence GTGTCTACAGAAGAACAACAGCAACCAGCTTCCTATTCAGCTGATTCGATTCAGGTTCTTGAAGGTCTCGAAGCGGTTCGTAAACGTCCTGGGATGTATATCGGTGATACACAGTTCAAAGGTTACCATCACCTTGTGTATGAAATTGTGGATAACTCGGTAGACGAACATCTTGCGGGATATTGCAAAACAATCAAAGTTTCTATCAACGCCGATGAATCCATCACAGTCGAAGATGACGGTCGTGGTATTCCTGTTGCGACTCAAAAACAAACTGGTAAATCAGCTCTTGAGCTAGTTATGACCGTACTTCACGCCGGTGGTAAATTCGACGGCGGTGGATATAAAGTTTCCGGTGGTCTACATGGTGTGGGTGCTTCCGTTGTGAATGCCCTATCGACTCGCGTAAGTGTTGAAGTTCAACGTGAAGGTCATTTCTGGAGACAAAACTACGAACGTGGTAAAATCTTGGCGCCAATCGAAAAAGGCGAAGAGACTACTAAAACTGGAACGAAAACAACTTTCAAACCAGATCGTGATATTTTCAAAGATGAAACTTTGACTTACGATTTCGCGACTCTTGCTAATCGTTTCCGTGAACTTGCATTCCTAAATGCGGGCCTTCACATTTCTTTGTCTGACGAACGCACAGGTAAAAAACAAGACTTCCAATACGCTGAAGGTGTTGCGGAATTCGTGAAGTACATGAATCAATCTAAAAAATCTCTTCACAACGAAGTGGTTTATTTCAAAGGCGAAAAAGACGAAGTCGAAGTTGAGATCGCTATGCAGTGGAATGATTCTTATTCAGAATCTATTTTCACATATTGTAACAACATCAACACGCATGAAGGTGGTACTCACCTGGTGGGTTTCCGTGCAGCGCTGACTCGTACAACGAATGCGTATGCTACTGAAAAAAATCTTTTGAAAGATCTAAAAACGAATCTTGAGGGTGAAGACATCCGTGAAGGTTTGGCAGCAGTTATCTCCGTAAAAGTTCGCGAACCGCAATTCGAAGGACAAACGAAAACAAAACTTGGTAATGCCGAAGTCAAAGGTATCGTCGAGTCTTTGGTAAATGAAAAACTTGCTGACTGGATGGATCGCAATCCTTCCGTTTCTAAAAACGTTATCATGAAATGCGTGGAATCAGCGCGTGCTCGTGAGGCGGCTCGTAAAGCTCGTGATCTTACTCGTCGTAAGACAGCGTTGGATGGTGGTTCATTGCCAGGTAAAATGGCGGATTGCCAGGAACGTGATCCAGCTCTTTGCGAACTATACCTGGTGGAAGGGGACTCCGCGGGAGGTTCCGCGAAGCAAGGTCGCGATCGTCGTACGCAAGCGATTCTGCCGTTGAAAGGTAAAATCCTAAACGTAGAAAAAGCGCGCTTTGACAAAATTATTTCATCTGAAGAGATCAAAGTTATTATCTCGGCACTTGGTACTGGTATCGGTAAAGACAACGTGAACGTTGATAAAATCCGTTACCACAAAATCATCATCATGACCGATGCCGACGTCGACGGATCTCACATCATGACTCTTCTTTTGACGTTCTTCTATCGTCAAATGCCATTGGTACTTGAGCGCGGTTATGTGTATATCGCACAACCACCTTTGTATCGTGCGAAAAAAGGTAAAGAAGAAACATACTTGAAAAATGAAGCTGCATTGACTGAGTATCTTTTGAGCTCGGGTCTTAACAACTTCAAAATCAAGGGCAAAGAAAACTTGCCTGAAGCAGATCTTCGTCAGTTGATCTTGAACATCCAAAAACTAAACAGCTTGATCCGTGTTTCTTCCAAGAAATACGACAAAGACGTTTTGTATTTCATGCTAAGCAAAGTTGCTGATCTTGAAAAAACATTGGCTGATGAAGGTAAGTTGAAAACTGTTCTTGCTGACATGACGGCTTGGGTGAATGCGGATCCAAAACTTGGAATCACAGAATTCAAAGCGGAAGTAAAACAAGATGAAGCCACTGGAAAACCATACGCGGACATCTACACTGTTCGTTATGCAGACCGCATGACAACGAAGTTCAGTCTGGATAGCTTGCGCTCTTCAGAAATGATCGAACTTCGCAATATCTGGGGTCAAATCCAAGGTATCAGCACATTGCCATTAACAATCATTGAGGGCGAAAACGAAGTTCAATTCGAAAGCTACAATGAGTTCTATGAACACGTTATGGAATCTACGAAAAAAGGAATCTACATCCAACGTTATAAAGGATTGGGAGAGATGAATCCGGAGCAGTTGTGGGAAACTACACTGAACAAGGAAAACAGAACTCTTCTAAGAGTTTCAATCGAGGACGCTGTTGCGGCCGATGAAACATTCTCTATCTTGATGGGTGAGATGGTTGAGCCTCGTCGTAACTTTATCCACGAAAATGCTCTTCTTGCTCGTAGCTTAGACGTTTAA
- the gyrA gene encoding DNA gyrase subunit A → MENSNQEKGVTVVDISKEMRGAYLQYSMSVIVGRALPDVRDGLKPVHRRVLFAQSEMNNRHNRPYLKSARVVGDVIGKYHPHGDSAVYETMVRMAQDFSLRYPLEDGQGNFGSIDGDSAAAMRYTEIRMTPMAEELLNDLEKETVAFGPNYDDSLQIPLVLPAKFPNLLVNGSSGIAVGMATNIPPHNLGEVIDGTIHLINNPTCQLEDLMVHIKGPDFPSAGVIAGREGILQAYKKGRGIISLKAVAEIVPNKDREDIIITEIPYQVNKAKLIESIADLVRDKAIEGISDIRDESSREGMRIVINLKRGENASVILNRLYKFTQMQVSVGIIMLALDAKNQPVTFDLKGMLEAFVDHRRDVVTKRCIFELKKAQERAHILEGLKKALDHIEEVIKTIRASKEAHAAREALMSKFEFSERQAVAILEMRLQRLTGLERDKIIEELAELQKTIDWLKFVLADVREIYKIIVGELEDMKKRYADPRRTQLQGSLDDIEDEDLIADEDMVVTVTNTGLIKRMPTAEYRVQKRGGKGLKGMETKEEDYVTDLFSASTKTMLLVFTDKGKVYWVKVHKLPLGSRTSKGKSLANVVQLASGESVRAILPVDEFNENKFAVMLTEKGIIKKTSLDSFANPRTAGVIALTTDLDDGIIAVKISDGQSDIFIATKEGMSIRFNENDVRGMGRTARGVKAITLAKDDVVVAMEVLEKNTPDTILMVTSKGYGKRSEVGEYRVQSRGGVGIITQKTTDKVGSVVGTKKVSEKHELILSTDNGQVIRMKMTDISVLGRNTQGVRLINIDEKDETVTGLAVVEDDHSDEAASAPTAPEGVTH, encoded by the coding sequence ATGGAAAATAGTAATCAAGAAAAAGGCGTCACGGTTGTCGATATCAGCAAGGAAATGCGAGGAGCATACCTTCAGTACTCGATGTCAGTTATCGTGGGTCGTGCACTTCCAGACGTACGTGATGGTTTGAAACCTGTTCATCGTCGTGTTCTTTTCGCACAAAGTGAAATGAACAACCGTCACAACAGACCGTATTTGAAATCTGCCCGTGTGGTGGGTGACGTCATCGGTAAATACCATCCGCATGGTGACTCGGCTGTTTACGAAACGATGGTTCGTATGGCCCAGGACTTCTCTCTTCGCTACCCGCTTGAAGATGGTCAAGGTAACTTCGGTTCTATCGACGGCGACAGCGCAGCAGCCATGCGTTATACGGAAATCCGTATGACTCCGATGGCAGAAGAACTTCTGAATGATTTAGAAAAAGAAACTGTCGCGTTCGGTCCGAACTACGATGACTCTTTGCAAATCCCATTGGTATTGCCAGCGAAATTCCCAAATCTTTTGGTGAATGGTTCTTCTGGTATCGCGGTTGGTATGGCGACAAATATTCCGCCACACAATTTGGGTGAAGTGATCGATGGTACAATACATTTGATCAACAACCCAACTTGCCAACTTGAAGACTTGATGGTGCACATCAAGGGACCTGACTTCCCTTCTGCGGGTGTGATTGCAGGACGTGAAGGTATCTTGCAGGCTTACAAGAAAGGCCGCGGTATCATTTCACTTAAAGCGGTTGCGGAAATCGTTCCAAACAAAGACCGTGAGGATATCATCATCACGGAAATCCCGTACCAAGTTAATAAAGCGAAACTTATCGAAAGCATCGCGGACCTGGTTCGTGACAAAGCAATCGAAGGTATCTCTGATATCCGTGATGAATCTTCTCGTGAAGGTATGCGTATCGTGATCAATCTAAAACGTGGCGAAAACGCTTCCGTTATTTTGAATCGCTTGTACAAATTCACTCAGATGCAAGTTTCAGTTGGTATCATCATGCTTGCGCTTGATGCGAAAAACCAACCGGTCACTTTCGATTTGAAAGGCATGCTTGAGGCCTTCGTAGATCACCGTCGTGACGTCGTTACGAAACGTTGTATCTTCGAACTTAAAAAAGCCCAAGAACGCGCGCACATCTTGGAAGGTTTAAAAAAAGCCCTAGATCACATCGAAGAAGTTATCAAGACGATCCGTGCTTCCAAGGAAGCGCACGCAGCTCGTGAAGCCTTGATGTCTAAATTCGAATTCTCTGAACGCCAAGCAGTTGCAATCCTGGAAATGCGTTTGCAACGTTTAACTGGTTTAGAGCGTGATAAAATCATCGAAGAACTTGCTGAACTTCAAAAAACAATCGATTGGTTGAAATTCGTTTTGGCCGATGTTCGCGAAATCTACAAAATTATCGTAGGCGAACTTGAAGACATGAAAAAACGTTATGCAGATCCTCGTCGTACACAACTTCAAGGCAGCCTGGATGACATCGAAGACGAAGATTTGATCGCTGACGAAGATATGGTTGTGACTGTCACAAACACAGGTCTGATCAAGCGTATGCCAACAGCTGAATACCGTGTTCAAAAACGTGGTGGTAAAGGCTTGAAAGGCATGGAAACAAAAGAAGAAGACTATGTAACAGACTTGTTCTCTGCTTCCACAAAAACGATGCTTCTGGTGTTTACTGATAAAGGTAAAGTGTACTGGGTGAAAGTTCATAAACTTCCACTTGGCAGCAGAACTTCAAAAGGTAAGTCATTGGCAAATGTTGTCCAACTTGCTTCAGGCGAAAGTGTTCGTGCGATTCTTCCGGTGGATGAATTCAACGAAAACAAATTCGCTGTTATGTTGACTGAAAAAGGTATTATCAAAAAAACATCTTTGGATTCATTCGCTAATCCAAGAACTGCGGGTGTTATCGCTCTGACGACAGATCTTGATGACGGTATTATCGCTGTTAAGATTTCTGATGGTCAGTCAGACATCTTCATCGCAACTAAAGAAGGTATGTCGATTCGTTTCAACGAAAACGACGTGCGTGGAATGGGTCGTACTGCCCGCGGCGTGAAAGCAATCACTCTTGCGAAAGACGACGTAGTTGTGGCGATGGAAGTGCTTGAGAAAAATACTCCAGATACAATCTTGATGGTAACGTCTAAAGGTTACGGTAAGCGCTCAGAAGTGGGTGAATACCGTGTTCAATCTCGTGGTGGTGTAGGTATCATCACTCAGAAAACGACGGACAAAGTTGGTAGCGTTGTCGGTACCAAAAAAGTTTCTGAGAAACACGAATTGATTCTTTCAACAGACAATGGGCAAGTTATCCGTATGAAAATGACGGACATCTCTGTTCTTGGCCGTAACACTCAAGGTGTTCGTTTGATTAACATCGACGAAAAAGACGAGACAGTAACTGGTTTGGCAGTGGTTGAAGACGATCACTCTGATGAAGCAGCTTCTGCTCCGACTGCACCTGAAGGCGTAACTCACTAG
- a CDS encoding tetratricopeptide repeat protein yields the protein MSQGNYKVALEYFDRVILRNNKSEYPMEAAREAARVAFFELKDYERTIGYHRFIVLHSSDEKERLQSQKQIAEIYFNNLQNYQASIVEFSKLQQMPHTDLEASQYQMSVARAHYYMNNFFQAESEIDSLLRLKSDDNIRFQALMLKGNILVAKKEFNKATDIFKGIIEKYPQRAIQENVGLTLAVCYEENDNFKEAIKVLEGYRGKYSPPEYIELRIKRLQERMKNAPGAKGFRK from the coding sequence GTGTCCCAGGGTAACTACAAGGTCGCCCTGGAATATTTTGACCGAGTCATTCTTCGCAATAATAAATCAGAATACCCCATGGAAGCAGCTCGTGAAGCTGCCCGTGTCGCTTTCTTCGAATTAAAAGACTATGAGCGCACGATTGGGTATCACCGCTTTATCGTTCTGCATTCGAGTGATGAGAAAGAGCGTCTGCAATCGCAAAAGCAAATTGCAGAGATCTATTTTAACAATCTTCAGAATTACCAGGCTTCGATTGTGGAGTTTAGTAAGCTTCAGCAAATGCCTCACACCGATCTAGAGGCTTCTCAATATCAGATGAGTGTTGCACGTGCGCACTACTACATGAATAACTTCTTTCAGGCTGAATCAGAGATTGATTCGTTGTTGCGTTTGAAATCTGACGACAATATTCGCTTCCAAGCATTGATGCTAAAAGGAAATATTCTAGTCGCTAAGAAAGAATTCAATAAAGCTACGGATATCTTTAAAGGCATTATCGAGAAATACCCTCAACGTGCTATTCAAGAAAATGTGGGACTGACTTTGGCCGTCTGCTATGAGGAAAATGATAATTTCAAAGAAGCGATCAAGGTTCTTGAGGGTTATCGCGGAAAATACAGCCCACCAGAATACATCGAGCTTCGTATTAAACGTCTGCAAGAGCGTATGAAAAATGCCCCGGGTGCGAAAGGCTTTAGGAAGTAA
- a CDS encoding AtpZ/AtpI family protein yields MKKYIIFASIGFELVGLIIGCFYLGELLDSKYQTKGMAFVGLSLAALVGWLVRVIWLLKRMDAQEENENANKKP; encoded by the coding sequence ATGAAAAAGTATATAATTTTTGCATCTATCGGCTTCGAACTTGTCGGTTTGATCATCGGGTGTTTTTACTTGGGCGAACTTCTGGATAGTAAGTATCAAACCAAGGGCATGGCCTTTGTTGGTTTGAGTTTGGCCGCCCTGGTGGGTTGGCTCGTCCGTGTGATTTGGCTTTTAAAGCGCATGGATGCCCAAGAAGAAAATGAAAACGCGAATAAGAAACCATAA
- the atpB gene encoding F0F1 ATP synthase subunit A, whose translation MAAEHHPFNWTQLIPAVGVEYYHIATLAIATVATIGIGLMARASLGKGEVAVLPADKFSLRGIMEMLTEMMSGLSEMVIGEHGKHYVPFFTSVFFFVVFNNLIGMIPGMTPATENINTTFGFGILMFLFYNFQGVKENGPIAYLKHFMGPVIFLAPLMFVIEIVSHLVRPFSLGLRLANVMMGDHTVLSVFLDLVPIGVPIPFYMMGLFVCFVQAFVFTLLSMVYVAFAIAHDH comes from the coding sequence ATGGCGGCAGAACACCACCCGTTTAACTGGACACAGCTTATCCCTGCAGTTGGCGTTGAGTATTATCACATTGCAACTCTTGCGATCGCAACGGTAGCAACTATCGGTATCGGTTTGATGGCTCGTGCATCTTTGGGTAAAGGCGAGGTTGCAGTTCTTCCAGCTGACAAATTCTCTCTTCGCGGAATCATGGAGATGCTGACTGAGATGATGTCAGGTCTTTCTGAAATGGTTATCGGCGAGCACGGTAAACACTACGTTCCTTTCTTTACTTCTGTATTCTTCTTTGTGGTATTCAACAACTTGATCGGTATGATCCCGGGTATGACTCCGGCGACTGAAAACATCAACACGACATTTGGTTTCGGTATCTTGATGTTCTTGTTCTATAACTTCCAAGGTGTAAAAGAAAACGGCCCTATCGCTTACCTTAAACACTTCATGGGCCCAGTTATCTTCTTGGCTCCGTTGATGTTCGTAATCGAAATCGTTTCCCACTTGGTTCGTCCCTTCTCATTAGGTCTTCGTCTTGCGAACGTAATGATGGGTGACCACACGGTACTATCTGTATTCTTGGATCTAGTACCAATCGGCGTACCAATTCCATTCTATATGATGGGATTGTTCGTATGCTTTGTTCAGGCTTTTGTATTTACTTTGCTTTCAATGGTTTACGTAGCATTCGCGATTGCACACGACCACTAA
- a CDS encoding ATP synthase F0 subunit C, with protein MKKMIVTLVAMLVSVSAFAQETAAPVVAAAGTDKGLVAIAAALAIALSVFGGALAQGKTAATALDGIARNPAASGKLLIPMILGLALIESLVIYALIIALKLS; from the coding sequence ATGAAAAAAATGATCGTAACTTTGGTAGCTATGTTGGTATCTGTATCTGCATTCGCTCAAGAAACTGCTGCTCCAGTAGTTGCTGCAGCTGGCACTGACAAAGGTTTGGTAGCTATCGCTGCTGCTTTGGCAATCGCTTTGTCTGTATTCGGTGGCGCTTTGGCACAAGGTAAAACTGCTGCTACAGCTCTTGATGGTATCGCTCGTAACCCAGCGGCTTCTGGTAAACTTTTGATCCCAATGATCTTGGGTCTAGCTCTTATCGAGTCTCTAGTTATCTACGCGTTGATCATCGCTTTGAAACTTTCTTAA
- a CDS encoding MerR family transcriptional regulator: MKNWLTIGQFAKEIGVSAKALRLYEEMGLLKSHVRGENGYRYYDEAQLEIARRLREFKDLGFTLSEIKNLLEADIDLDSKKLIQAMQRRSRAIALQAEVLKSQKDQIDEILSSLEMKTGPLAAQQRRAIMNYYGKASILVVGKSDLESTATFISKQFQNSGINIPIYEWSKLENLPEEKPYILILCENDLDKNVKSINADIIVVRSIGGISEDIEKKYLQLFEGVGPHVSTIIHADDAAGLAIARHKQVQKGRIYYVTKNGNLEPQMKKIGGVYSDGEEMKIFGLNWTPLTELKTSRAYSFQEELSLMYSLCAVLHMDLKKDDLFV, translated from the coding sequence ATGAAGAACTGGCTTACAATCGGACAATTTGCGAAAGAAATTGGTGTTTCGGCGAAGGCCCTCCGCCTTTACGAGGAAATGGGTTTACTAAAATCCCACGTACGTGGAGAAAATGGCTATCGCTATTACGATGAAGCGCAATTGGAAATCGCCCGCCGTTTAAGGGAATTCAAAGATCTGGGTTTTACTTTAAGTGAGATCAAAAATCTCCTTGAGGCAGATATAGATTTGGATTCTAAGAAGTTAATCCAAGCAATGCAGCGAAGATCTCGTGCGATTGCCCTGCAAGCCGAGGTTCTAAAGTCACAAAAAGATCAAATCGATGAAATTCTCTCCTCTTTGGAAATGAAAACCGGGCCACTGGCGGCCCAACAAAGGAGAGCTATCATGAATTATTACGGAAAAGCTTCAATACTGGTCGTTGGAAAGTCTGATTTGGAAAGCACGGCCACTTTTATCAGTAAGCAATTTCAAAACTCTGGAATCAACATTCCCATTTATGAATGGAGTAAGTTAGAAAACCTTCCCGAAGAGAAACCCTACATTCTTATTCTTTGTGAAAATGACTTAGATAAAAACGTAAAGTCTATAAATGCTGATATTATTGTCGTTCGCAGTATTGGTGGCATCTCTGAAGATATAGAAAAGAAATACCTGCAACTGTTTGAAGGTGTGGGTCCCCATGTCTCGACAATTATTCATGCAGATGATGCCGCAGGATTAGCTATTGCCCGTCACAAGCAGGTGCAAAAGGGTCGTATCTACTATGTTACTAAGAATGGAAATCTTGAGCCACAAATGAAGAAAATTGGTGGCGTATATAGTGATGGTGAAGAGATGAAAATCTTTGGCCTTAATTGGACGCCGCTAACTGAATTAAAGACCTCTCGCGCTTATTCTTTTCAAGAGGAACTATCACTGATGTATTCACTATGTGCAGTTTTGCACATGGATTTAAAAAAAGACGATCTGTTTGTTTAA